From the genome of Solidesulfovibrio carbinolicus, one region includes:
- a CDS encoding SH3 domain-containing protein — protein MNKRLLPALTLLLLLAAAIGGCSVSIGVPPPPPPAGYVRVTAVESVYIRACPSTSCDVRTVAYRGQAVRVWEYDANGWARVTLVDSGATGWMYARYLALPR, from the coding sequence ATGAACAAGCGCCTGCTGCCAGCTTTGACCCTGCTGCTCCTGCTCGCCGCCGCCATCGGCGGCTGCAGCGTGTCAATCGGCGTGCCGCCGCCGCCGCCGCCGGCCGGCTACGTCCGGGTGACCGCCGTCGAATCCGTGTATATCCGGGCGTGTCCGTCCACCTCCTGCGACGTGCGCACCGTGGCCTACCGGGGCCAGGCCGTGCGGGTGTGGGAATACGACGCCAACGGCTGGGCCCGCGTGACCCTGGTCGACAGCGGGGCCACGGGCTGGATGTACGCCCGCTATCTGGCCTTGCCGCGCTAA